ACGCAGGcttgcacacatgcacacacacacacacgcacatgtACGTGGACAGATGTACAAATGCACACACGTACAAATGCACACCCCTCCACTTGTGCGCACGTGTGCAGACACACGCAACACCCACGCTCGCACTGGGGGCCAGCGGGGCCCTGCTGGGGTGAGGCTGCGGCCGTGCTGGGGGTCCCGTACTGGGGCTGtccggcgggggggggggtcacaggccgaccagggctgggggggtgctGGCAGCACAGACACCCACTGCCCTCAAATGTCCCCCAGACCCcccttaccccccccccccagtacccCCCCGATGGTCCctcccccgcgcccccccccccgcccctggaCCCGCCCGGGCAACACTGCACTGCGCAGGCGCCGCCCGTGGCCGCGCCCCCTCGCCGCAGCCGCCGGGCAAAGCCGCCCCTAGCGACCTGCCCCGCCCCTAGCGACCTGCCCCGCCCTCCCCTGCTGGCCCCGCCCACCGGGAAGGACGAGCCGCGCGGGCGGGGGAGGGCACCGTTTATTGACCACGCCCCGCCGTTTACTGACCACGCCCACGGCGCCGCCGGGCCCGaccccccttccccacccccaccccccccccacccccccccccccggcagctcCGGCTCCGCAGGGGCGgctgtggggggggggcgggggtcccggggggggtcctggggcaCCCTGGGTGTCCCGGGGTTCATGGGGGTCCGGCCCCTCCCCCAGAAGATGTGCATCGGTGGgaccccagggctgagccccccccccccgcctccccagGGGCCTTCGGGGGTGCCGAGGGgtctaccccccccccccctcagaaGGTGTGAACCAGCGGGACATTGGGCAGCTCCGGGGCAGGAGGTCCTGTTCCCGTACCCCCCCCACCGTTGCCACCCCCAGACGCCCCTCGAGTCGGGGTGGTGGGCTGCCCCCCACCGCTGCCCCCTGGTAACGGCTCACCCCGGACGAGGAGGATACggggagggctggggtggggCAGCTGGGCCAGCGTCTGCAGACAGAGGCGGGCAggcccccccccgaccccccgcagcagcagcacggggggtagccccccggccgcccccaCCACCGCCAGCTGCGGGGACGGCGACAGGCTTTCACCCGCCACAAGCACCTCAGGGGGCTGCAGCTGAACGTTGGACACCTCTGCGGCCTGGAGGTGGACATCTGTCACCTCCGTAGGCTTGAGTTGGACGTTGGGCACCTCTGTGGTCTTGAGTTGGGTATTGGGTACCCCCATCGTCTTGAGTTGGATGTTGGGTACCTCCACAGACTTGAGCTGGATGTTGGGTACCTCCACGGTCTTGAGTTGGACATCAGGCACCTCTGCGGGCTTGAGGTGGATGTTGGGCACCTCCTCCACAGTCTTGAGTTGGATGTCGGGCACCTCCATGGTCTTGAGTTGGGTGCTGGGCATGTCCTCTGTGGTCTCGAGTTGGGCATTAGGCACCTCCGTTGTCTTGAGATGCATGTTAGGTACCTCTGTGGGCTTGAGTTGGACGCTGGGCACCTCCGTGACTTGGAGATGGACACTGGGCACCTCACTGGTTTGGTGACAGGTGGTGGGCACCTCAGTGGCCTGGAGATGGATATTTGTCAACTCCATTGTCTTCAGCTGGATGTTGGGCACCTCCGTGATCTTGAGATGGATGTTGGGCACCTCCATCATTTGGTGATGGACACCAGACACCTCGGTGTCTTGGAGATGGACACTGGTCATCTCTGTGGTCTGGAGATGGATGCTGGGCACCTCTGTGACTTGGAGATGGACACTGGGCACCTCAGTGGTTTGGTGACACACACTGGGCACCTCAGTGGTCTGGAGATGGACACTGGGCACCTTTGTGGCCTGGAGATGGACCTTTGTCACCTCTGTGGTTTGAGGATGGATGCTGGGCACCTCAGTGGCTTGCAGGTGGACAGTGGTCACCTCTGTGTCCTGGAGATGGACACTGGGCACCTCTGCGGCCTGGAGTTGGACACTGGGCACCTCCATGGTTTGGTGATGGACATTGGTCACCTCGGTGGCCTGCAGTATAACATTGGTCACCTTTGTGGTCTGGAGATGGATGTTGGGCACCTCTGTGGCTTGGAGATGGATGTTGGGCACCTCAGTGGTTTCGAGATGCACATCAGGTACCTCAGTGGTTTCGAGATGGACACTGGGCACCTCTGTGGTCTGCAGCTGGATGTTGGGCACCTCCATGGCCTGGAGCTGGACATCGGGCACCTCTGTGGCCTGGAGCTGGATGCTGGGCACCTCTGTGGCCTGGAGATGGATGTCGGGCACCTCTGTGGCCTTGAGATGGACGCTGGGGGCCTCTGTGGTTTGGAGATGGACGTTGGACACTTCTGTGGCTTGGAGATGGATGTCAGGTACCTTGGCGGTTTGGAGATGCCCATTTGTGACCTCTGTAGTCTGCAGCGGGACATTGGGTACTTCCGTGGCCTGGAGGTGGATGCTCGGCACCTCCGTGGCCTGGAGATGGATGCTGGGCACCTCTGAGGGCTGCGGCAGGGCTTGCAGCTGGATGTTGGTGATCTCAGAGGGCTGTGGCAGGGCTTGCAGCTGGACATTTGTCACCTCCGTGGCCTGCAGCTGGATGCTGGTGACGTCTGAGGGTTGTGGCAGGGCTTGGAGCTGGATGTTGGTCATCTTGGAGGACTGTGGCAGGGCTTGGAGCTGGACATTTGTCACCTCGGTGGCCTGCAGCTGGATGCTGGTGACCTCAGAGGGTTGCGGCAGGGCTCGGAGCTGGATGTTGGTGACATCCAAGGGTTGTGGCAGGGCTTGGAGTTGGATGTTGGTGACGTCTGAGGGTTGTGGCAGAGCATGGAGCTGGATGTTGGCCACCTTGGAGGGCTGTGGCAGGGCTTGCAGCTGGACATTTGCCACCTCACTGGCTTGGAGCTGGATGTTGGTGACATCCAGGGGCTGTGGCAAGGCCTGCAGCTGGACATTCGTCACCTCAGCAGCTTGGAGCTGGATGTTGGTGACGTCCAAGGGCTGTGGCAGGGCTTGGAGCTGGACATTTGCCACCTCACTGGCTTGGAGCTGGATGTTGGTCACCTTGGAGGGTTGTGGCAGGGCTTGGAGCTGGACATTCGTCACCTCGGCAGCTTGGAGCTGGACGTTGGTGACATCCAAGGGCTGCGGCAGGGCTTGGAGCTGGACACTGGTCACCTCCGTCGCTTGGAGCTGGACGTTTGTCACCTCAGCAGCTTGGAGCTGGATATTGGTGACCTCCAAGGGTTGCGGCAGGGCTTGGAGCTGCACGTTGGCCACCtcggctgcctgcagctggacGCCAGCGACCTCAGGGGGCTGCGGCCCCCTTGGGGGGAGGACGCCGCTGATGCCACCCCTCAGGACAATGACGCTGGCTCCCGCCGGGGcccctgcctggagctggaCACCGGGCAGCGCCTGCCCCGTGCTGGGTACCAACAGGATGCTctgcccggcggcggcggggccggatGCCCGGGGACCCTTCCCTGCTCGGGGCGAGGGACCCTCAGCGGGCAGGAGGGTGAAGGCAGGGGGCTCAGCCggggggctgggcagcagcaggagcttccgtgggggtgccggggggctgGGGATGAGCTGCAGGCCCTGGGGGGTCTGCACCAGCAGGAAGGTCTGGGGTTCggggggtggcggcggggggcagcggggggtCCCGCGGGGCCCGGGGGCATGGGTGCGGAGGTGACGCTGGAGGTAGGAGGCCATGACGAAGGCCTTGGGGCAGAGTGGGCAGCGGTAGGGCCGGGCGGCGGAGTGGGTGCGGCGGTGGAGCTGGAGGTTGGAGGAGTGGGTGAAGGTCTTGCCGCACTGGGGGCAGGCGTAGGGCCGCTCGCCGGTGTGGACCCGCTGGTGTTGCCGGAGGTTGGAGGTTTGGGCGAAGGCTTTGCCGCAGACGGGGCAGGCGTGGGGCCGCTCGCCGGTGTGGAGCTGGCGATGGCGGCGGAGGCAGGAGGTGTTCTTGAAGGCTTTGGGACAGTCGGGGCAGCGGTAGGGCCGCTCACCGGTGTGCTGCCGGAGGTGGTACTGGTAGTGGGATGCCCACTTGAAGGTGAGGCCGCACTGGGCGCACTCGAAGGCCCGCAGCCCCGTGTGAACCCGCTGGTGGatctggaggagggaggaacgCTTGAAGGCCTTGCCGCACTCACGGCAGGCATAGGGCCGCTCGCCCGTGTGGTCCCGCATGTGGTAACGCAGCCCCGAGGAGCCCTTGAAGGCTTTGCCGCACTCAGTGCACTGGTAAGGGCGCTCTGGGGCGGGCTGGGGAGCTGCCGGGGGGTGAGGAGCCTCGGGGGGGACACGCGGTGGGACGGCGGCGGGGTGGCTGCGCTGGTGGCCCAACAGCCCGGCCAACTGGGTGAAGGTCTTGGGGCAGACAGCGCACTTGAAGGGCCGTTCAGCAGCGTGGCCGTGCCGATGCCGGGCCAGCCCTGAGCTGTTCTTGAAGGTCTTGCCGCAGGTGGGGCAGCggtggggggctgccgggggggtCACCACTGTCACCGAGTGGCTGCCTTGGtggcccagcagctcctcctcacTGGTGAAGCTCAGCGGGCAAGCGGAGCACCTCCAGAGCGTCTCTGGTGCCGCGGTGGGCGCCGGCAGGAGTGGCGGCACGGCAGCATGGCTGGCGTGGCTCTGCAGGTGTTTCTGCAGGCAGGCGTCGGAGACGAAGGCCTTGGCGCAGGTTGGGCACTCGTGCGGCCGGGTGCCGGCGTGGGTGCGGCGGTGGAGGAGGAGGTTTGAGGAGTGGGTGAAAGTCTTGCCGCACTGGGGGCAGGCGTAGGGCCGCTCGCCGGTGTGGACCCGCTGGTGCTGCCGGAGGTTGGTGGCCTGTGCGAAGGCTTTGCCGCAGACGGGGCAGGCGTGGGGCCGCTCGCCGGTGTGGGTGTGTCGGTGACGGCGGAGGCTGGAAGAGTTCTTGAAAGCCTTAGGGCAAACGGGGCAGCGGTAGGGCCGCTCACCGGTGTGCTGCCGGAGGTGGTACTGGTAGTGGGATGCCCACTTGAAGGTGAGGCCGCACTGGGCGCACTCGAAGGCCCGCAGCCCCGTGTGAACCCGCTGGTGGgtctgcagcagggaggaacGCTTGAAGGCCTTGCCGCACTGGGGGCAGGCGTAGGGCCGCTCGCCCGTGTGGCCCCGCTGGTGGTAGAGGAGGGCGGAGGAGCCCTTGAAGGCCTTGGGGCACTCGGGGCATTTGTAGGGCCGCTCGCCCGTGTGGCTGCGTTGGTGGTGGGCCAGGCGGGATGACCACCTGAAGGCCTTCCCGCACTCCCGGCAGGCGTAGGGCTGGTCAGCCGTGCCTGGACCCCCCGCACGGGACCCGGCTGGCCCCGCTGGTGGCGTCGCTCCCGCCATGCTGACaaccctgggggggggacacagggggcTGGGCATGGTGCGACACCccgaacacacacacacacacccacccccccacccacacacacccccaccccccccccccatcacagGGACCCGGCCCGGCCACGTGGAGCGGCTgaggggagggggcgtggcctccGGGCGGAGGCGTGGCCTCAGCGGCTAGGGAGGAGTCGGCCCCGGCACGTGGGCGGCTCCGCGGGGGCGTGGCCGGTCCTGCGGGGGCGGGGCCACCCCGCAGAAGGCCCGCCCCCACCAGCCGGGGGCCCAGCTGTGATCCCCTCCGGGCCACGCCCCCGCCGGCCAACTTTCCCCCTTCAGGCCACGCCCCCACCGTACCTGTTACTCCCttcag
This DNA window, taken from Balearica regulorum gibbericeps isolate bBalReg1 chromosome 33, bBalReg1.pri, whole genome shotgun sequence, encodes the following:
- the LOC104633857 gene encoding uncharacterized protein LOC104633857 isoform X1, encoding MAGATPPAGPAGSRAGGPGTADQPYACRECGKAFRWSSRLAHHQRSHTGERPYKCPECPKAFKGSSALLYHQRGHTGERPYACPQCGKAFKRSSLLQTHQRVHTGLRAFECAQCGLTFKWASHYQYHLRQHTGERPYRCPVCPKAFKNSSSLRRHRHTHTGERPHACPVCGKAFAQATNLRQHQRVHTGERPYACPQCGKTFTHSSNLLLHRRTHAGTRPHECPTCAKAFVSDACLQKHLQSHASHAAVPPLLPAPTAAPETLWRCSACPLSFTSEEELLGHQGSHSVTVVTPPAAPHRCPTCGKTFKNSSGLARHRHGHAAERPFKCAVCPKTFTQLAGLLGHQRSHPAAVPPRVPPEAPHPPAAPQPAPERPYQCTECGKAFKGSSGLRYHMRDHTGERPYACRECGKAFKRSSLLQIHQRVHTGLRAFECAQCGLTFKWASHYQYHLRQHTGERPYRCPDCPKAFKNTSCLRRHRQLHTGERPHACPVCGKAFAQTSNLRQHQRVHTGERPYACPQCGKTFTHSSNLQLHRRTHSAARPYRCPLCPKAFVMASYLQRHLRTHAPGPRGTPRCPPPPPPEPQTFLLVQTPQGLQLIPSPPAPPRKLLLLPSPPAEPPAFTLLPAEGPSPRAGKGPRASGPAAAGQSILLVPSTGQALPGVQLQAGAPAGASVIVLRGGISGVLPPRGPQPPEVAGVQLQAAEVANVQLQALPQPLEVTNIQLQAAEVTNVQLQATEVTSVQLQALPQPLDVTNVQLQAAEVTNVQLQALPQPSKVTNIQLQASEVANVQLQALPQPLDVTNIQLQAAEVTNVQLQALPQPLDVTNIQLQASEVANVQLQALPQPSKVANIQLHALPQPSDVTNIQLQALPQPLDVTNIQLRALPQPSEVTSIQLQATEVTNVQLQALPQSSKMTNIQLQALPQPSDVTSIQLQATEVTNVQLQALPQPSEITNIQLQALPQPSEVPSIHLQATEVPSIHLQATEVPNVPLQTTEVTNGHLQTAKVPDIHLQATEVSNVHLQTTEAPSVHLKATEVPDIHLQATEVPSIQLQATEVPDVQLQAMEVPNIQLQTTEVPSVHLETTEVPDVHLETTEVPNIHLQATEVPNIHLQTTKVTNVILQATEVTNVHHQTMEVPSVQLQAAEVPSVHLQDTEVTTVHLQATEVPSIHPQTTEVTKVHLQATKVPSVHLQTTEVPSVCHQTTEVPSVHLQVTEVPSIHLQTTEMTSVHLQDTEVSGVHHQMMEVPNIHLKITEVPNIQLKTMELTNIHLQATEVPTTCHQTSEVPSVHLQVTEVPSVQLKPTEVPNMHLKTTEVPNAQLETTEDMPSTQLKTMEVPDIQLKTVEEVPNIHLKPAEVPDVQLKTVEVPNIQLKSVEVPNIQLKTMGVPNTQLKTTEVPNVQLKPTEVTDVHLQAAEVSNVQLQPPEVLVAGESLSPSPQLAVVGAAGGLPPVLLLRGVGGGPARLCLQTLAQLPHPSPPRILLVRGEPLPGGSGGGQPTTPTRGASGGGNGGGGTGTGPPAPELPNVPLVHTF
- the LOC104633857 gene encoding uncharacterized protein LOC104633857 isoform X2, coding for MAGATPPAGPAGSRAGGPGTADQPYACRECGKAFRWSSRLAHHQRSHTGERPYKCPECPKAFKGSSALLYHQRGHTGERPYACPQCGKAFKRSSLLQTHQRVHTGLRAFECAQCGLTFKWASHYQYHLRQHTGERPYRCPVCPKAFKNSSSLRRHRHTHTGERPHACPVCGKAFAQATNLRQHQRVHTGERPYACPQCGKTFTHSSNLLLHRRTHAGTRPHECPTCAKAFVSDACLQKHLQSHASHAAVPPLLPAPTAAPETLWRCSACPLSFTSEEELLGHQGSHSVTVVTPPAAPHRCPTCGKTFKNSSGLARHRHGHAAERPFKCAVCPKTFTQLAGLLGHQRSHPAAVPPRVPPEAPHPPAAPQPAPERPYQCTECGKAFKGSSGLRYHMRDHTGERPYACRECGKAFKRSSLLQIHQRVHTGLRAFECAQCGLTFKWASHYQYHLRQHTGERPYRCPDCPKAFKNTSCLRRHRQLHTGERPHACPVCGKAFAQTSNLRQHQRVHTGERPYACPQCGKTFTHSSNLQLHRRTHSAARPYRCPLCPKAFVMASYLQRHLRTHAPGPRGTPRCPPPPPPEPQTFLLVQTPQGLQLIPSPPAPPRKLLLLPSPPAEPPAFTLLPAEGPSPRAGKGPRASGPAAAGQSILLVPSTGQALPGVQLQAGAPAGASVIVLRGGISGVLPPRGPQPPEVAGVQLQAAEVANVQLQALPQPLEVTNIQLQAAEVTNVQLQATEVTSVQLQALPQPLDVTNVQLQAAEVTNVQLQALPQPSKVTNIQLQASEVANVQLQALPQPLDVTNIQLQAAEVTNVQLQALPQPLDVTNIQLQASEVANVQLQALPQPSKVANIQLHALPQPSDVTNIQLQALPQPLDVTNIQLRALPQPSEVTSIQLQATEVTNVQLQALPQSSKMTNIQLQALPQPSDVTSIQLQATEVTNVQLQALPQPSEITNIQLQALPQPSEVPSIHLQATEVPSIHLQATEVPNVPLQTTEVTNGHLQTAKVPDIHLQATEVSNVHLQTTEAPSVHLKATEVPDIHLQATEVPSIQLQATEVPDVQLQAMEVPNIQLQTTEVPSVHLETTEVPDVHLETTEVPNIHLQATEVPNIHLQTTKVTNVILQATEVTNVHHQTMEVPSVQLQAAEVPSVHLQDTEVTTVHLQATEVPSIHPQTTEVTKVHLQATKVPSVHLQTTEVPSVCHQTTEVPSVHLQVTEVPSIHLQTTEMTSVHLQDTEVSGVHHQMMEVPNIHLKITEVPNIQLKTMELTNIHLQATEVPTTCHQTSEVPSVHLQVTEVPSVQLKPTEVPNMHLKTTEVPNAQLETTEDMPSTQLKTMEVPDIQLKTVEEVPNIHLKPAEVPDVQLKTVEVPNIQLKTMGVPNTQLKTTEVPNVQLKPTEVTDVHLQAAEVSNVQLQPPEVLVAGESLSPSPQLAVVGAAGGLPPVLLLRGVGGGPARLCLQTLAQLPHPSPPRILLVRGEPLPGGSGGGQPTTPTRGASGGGNGGGGTGTGPPAPELPNVPLVHTF
- the LOC104633857 gene encoding uncharacterized protein LOC104633857 isoform X3; the protein is MAGATPPAGPAGSRAGGPGTADQPYACRECGKAFRWSSRLAHHQRSHTGERPYKCPECPKAFKGSSALLYHQRGHTGERPYACPQCGKAFKRSSLLQTHQRVHTGLRAFECAQCGLTFKWASHYQYHLRQHTGERPYRCPVCPKAFKNSSSLRRHRHTHTGERPHACPVCGKAFAQATNLRQHQRVHTGERPYACPQCGKTFTHSSNLLLHRRTHAGTRPHECPTCAKAFVSDACLQKHLQSHASHAAVPPLLPAPTAAPETLWRCSACPLSFTSEEELLGHQGSHSVTVVTPPAAPHRCPTCGKTFKNSSGLARHRHGHAAERPFKCAVCPKTFTQLAGLLGHQRSHPAAVPPRVPPEAPHPPAAPQPAPERPYQCTECGKAFKGSSGLRYHMRDHTGERPYACRECGKAFKRSSLLQIHQRVHTGLRAFECAQCGLTFKWASHYQYHLRQHTGERPYRCPDCPKAFKNTSCLRRHRQLHTGERPHACPVCGKAFAQTSNLRQHQRVHTGERPYACPQCGKTFTHSSNLQLHRRTHSAARPYRCPLCPKAFVMASYLQRHLRTHAPGPRGTPRCPPPPPPEPQTFLLVQTPQGLQLIPSPPAPPRKLLLLPSPPAEPPAFTLLPAEGPSPRAGKGPRASGPAAAGQSILLVPSTGQALPGVQLQAGAPAGASVIVLRGGISGVLPPRGPQPPEVAGVQLQAAEVANVQLQALPQPLEVTNIQLQAAEVTNVQLQATEVTSVQLQALPQPLDVTNVQLQAAEVTNVQLQALPQPSKVTNIQLQASEVANVQLQALPQPLDVTNIQLQAAEVTNVQLQALPQPLDVTNIQLQASEVANVQLQALPQPSKVANIQLHALPQPSDVTNIQLQALPQPLDVTNIQLRALPQPSEVTSIQLQATEMTNIQLQALPQPSDVTSIQLQATEVTNVQLQALPQPSEITNIQLQALPQPSEVPSIHLQATEVPSIHLQATEVPNVPLQTTEVTNGHLQTAKVPDIHLQATEVSNVHLQTTEAPSVHLKATEVPDIHLQATEVPSIQLQATEVPDVQLQAMEVPNIQLQTTEVPSVHLETTEVPDVHLETTEVPNIHLQATEVPNIHLQTTKVTNVILQATEVTNVHHQTMEVPSVQLQAAEVPSVHLQDTEVTTVHLQATEVPSIHPQTTEVTKVHLQATKVPSVHLQTTEVPSVCHQTTEVPSVHLQVTEVPSIHLQTTEMTSVHLQDTEVSGVHHQMMEVPNIHLKITEVPNIQLKTMELTNIHLQATEVPTTCHQTSEVPSVHLQVTEVPSVQLKPTEVPNMHLKTTEVPNAQLETTEDMPSTQLKTMEVPDIQLKTVEEVPNIHLKPAEVPDVQLKTVEVPNIQLKSVEVPNIQLKTMGVPNTQLKTTEVPNVQLKPTEVTDVHLQAAEVSNVQLQPPEVLVAGESLSPSPQLAVVGAAGGLPPVLLLRGVGGGPARLCLQTLAQLPHPSPPRILLVRGEPLPGGSGGGQPTTPTRGASGGGNGGGGTGTGPPAPELPNVPLVHTF